The Thermosipho affectus DNA segment ATGTCTTTTCCTTGTGAATTTTTGAAAATTTCTGAAAAGCTATTGCTGCAGGTAAAAAAGCACCAATTGACCAAATATTATTTAGGATTATAATTTCATGCATTGAAAGTTTATTTTCAAGATCATTATATATCTTTTCGGATTCCTCGAAAATTAAATTGATTACTTCTTCTATAGAAAAATCTTCTAACTTTTCGAAACAGTTTTTATTAATCATTTTATATGTTGGATTTTCAAAACCTATAGAGGGAATTAATATGTCTACCCCACTTTTGTTATTACCGGCTACAATATCTACATCATGTCCCATTCTGAGTAAAACTTTTTTCCATTTTTCCATTTCTAAAGATACACCATCCATCAAACCAGCTCTGTAATGAACTAGTGCAATTTTCATTAAATATCCTCCAATCTTTCTTCAGTATCAATATCAAAAAGCATTAATCTTTCATGATCAAGTGAAACGTTTATAATTTCATCTGCAGAATATTTTGGAAATGCAGGAGCAACTATTTTAACGATTTGTTCGCCAAGTTCAACAGCAATTATTTGATGTGATCCTTGAGGTTCAACTACAAGAATTTTTTCTTTAAAGATAGCTTCATCATTATTATTTGTAATCAGAAGGTTTTCAGGCCTTATACCAACAATTATTTCATCTTTGTTATATTTTTCAAGAGATTTTTTGACTTTTTCGGAAATTTTTATATCAATATATTCATTTTTTAAATGAATCTCATCACTGCTTCTAATAACATTCATTTTAAAGAAGTTTGTTGGTGGAGTACCAATAAATCCTGCGACAAAAGTATTTGCACAGTTGAAATATACTTCATCAGGTGTACCTACTTGTACAATTCTTCCATCTTTCATAATTACGATTCTATCTGCCATAGACATGGCCTCAGATTGGTCATGTGTGACAAAAATTGTTGTAGCACCTGTTTTATGATGTATAGCTTTCAATTCGGTTCTCATTTTAACTCTTAATTTGGCATCGAGGTTTGACAATGGTTCATCCATCAAAAAAATTTTAGGTTTAACAGCCAAAGCTCTTGCTAATGCTACACGCTGCCTTTGTCCACCTGAAAGTTGGGAAGGATACCTTTTTAAAAGTTCTTCAATTTTAACCATTTTTGAAACTTCTTCAACTGTTTTATCGATAAATTTGGAAGGCATTTTTCTAAGTTTTAAAGGAAATGCAATATTATCATATACTGTCATATGTGGCCATACTGCATAGCTTTGAAAAACCATGCTAACTTCTCTTTTTCTTGGTTCGAGATATGTTACATCTTTTCCATCAATTATAACTTTTCCTTCAGTAACTTCTTCAAGACCAGCAATCATCCTTAAAGTTGTTGTTTTACCACAACCGGATGGGCCAAGAAAAACTACAAATTCTCCATTATTGACCTTTAAGTTTACATTTTTTGCCCCCCAGACTTTTTTTCCATATCTTTTTGATAAATTTATCAATTCTAAAGTTGCCATATTTCACCTCTCCTTTTTTATTGTGTTTAAACCTTTACTCCTCCCCACATTTGTAAGATATATTTTCTAATTATAAGTGTAAAAACAACAGCCGGAAGGGCAAGGGAAACACCACCTGCTGCTGTTAAATTAATCAGACCTTTTGCACCAACTAATGTTTGATAAACAACCACTGGAAATGTAGGATTAAACTGGGTTAATACAATGGCTTGTGCAGTTTCTGACCAGCTACCAATAAATGCATACATAGCACTTGCTGCAAGTCCTGGAAGTGCTAGAGGTAATGTTACTTTAAAGAAAGCTCCAAATCTAGTTGTACCAAAGATCATTGCTGCCTCTTCAAGTTCAGTAGAAATTCCCATAAATATGCTTGCGGTAATCCATATAGTCATTCCTATTTGACCTACAGAATATACAAGAGATAGTCCTATAGGTTTATCATAAAATCCCATATTTATTAATATAATAACCATTGGCATTGCAATCGAAATACCAGGAAACATTCTTACAAATAGAACACTTAGTTTTAATAAGTTTTTTCCCTTAAAGCTATATCTTGCAAAAGCATATCCTGCCATACCACCAATAGTTAAAGAAATTAAAACTGTAAGTAATGATACTTGAATACTTCTAAATAATGCTGGGAGCGCATTGCTAGTTACTTTAAAGAAATTTATATAATTATCAAACAGATTTTTAGAAACCGTAAATTTTATAGAACCAATTTTTTCTAGTTCTGTTTTTAGTTTACTGATTTCCAACTCATATTCTCGTTTTTTTATTTCAATACTATTTATGCTTTGATTTAATTCTTCTATTAACGAAGACATATTGAACTCTTTTGCTTTCTTTAATTGAGATTTATACTTAACTAGGTTTACTGTTAATTTATTTAATTTTGTTTTTAGATCATTTATCCTGCTTCTGAGATCTTTTATTTTAATACCATTAATTTTCATTAGTTTTTTTAACGTTTCAACATTTTTCTCAAATACTTCTCTTTTTATATTTGAATTTGTCTTATTTCTTACAAATTTTTGTAATTCTTCAAAACTACTTGTTTCAATAACCGTTGAAAACTCTTTTTTAGATTTGCTAAAAACAGAAATTAAATATTTTCCATTAACAATTTCTAATTTAAATTTGTTGACAAAAGATGGAATCATCTGTGTTGGCCAATCATACGCTTCTTGATCGGACATTAGCGATATAGATACTAAAAAATATATAGGAGTTAAAATTACGAGTACAATTCCAGCGATGATTATGTAAAATAAAGTTTGTTTTGCAATTTTATTTAATTTCATGTTAGAGTTCCTCCTTTTTAAAGGCACCGGAAATTTTCAGGTATATGATTGAAACCACTGAAACGATTGCTGCTACAATTACAGAATAAGCAAGAGCTACTCTGTAAAATCCTATTAATTGTTCTTCGTAAAAGACAACTTCTTCAAGTAAAACTGGTATTCTCCTATATCCATATATCATTACTATTATTAACCATACTTGAATTGCTGAGATTATTCTCAAAATTAACGCAGTTTGAATACTTGACTTCAACATTGGAAGAGTTATTTTTCTTAAAACTGTAAATTTGGTACCTCCAAAAATGTAACCAGCTTCTATTGAATCTTTGGGTAATCCCTGCAACCCTGCAAGAAGTATAACCATCATAAACGGTATAACTTGCCACGCGTCTATTAATATTATTAACATTAATGATTGAAAATCATTTCCTGCTAAGAAAGCAAATTTCCCACTTTCTGAAATGATACCTAAATGGTACAATAAACTGTTAACCCAACCATAAGTTGCAAATCCACTTGACCACATCGCACCAACTGCAACTGCAGGTAGGGCCATTGGAATTAAAGCAATTGAGAGAAGAATTTGTGCACCTTTAAATTTTTTATTAATTATCAAAGCTAATCCCAACGAAATTAAAAATTCAATAGTTACAGAAATAAGAACAAAAATAGATGTATTAATTAATGCCTGCTTAAAGTAAGGATCTTTAAATATTGTTATGTAATTATTTAAAGTAAATATGTTACTTTCATCGAAAAAACTATAATATACAGATGAAATAACAGGCCTAAGCCAAAATACAATATAGTAAATCAAAGTAGGAGCAATTAAAATATAAGGAATCCATTTTTTTGTAATTGTTTTTTGCAAGTTAAATCACCTCACAATTAAAACCAGGGGGCAAAAGCCCCCAAGAGATTAGTTATTTCATTTTCTTTGTGCATCTATTTTTATTTGATATAATTCGAGCATGTCAATGTCTAATTTTTTCTCTTCTAATATCATTTTTTTGAATAATTCATCATAGACCAATTTTACTTGTCCCCAATCTTTCCAAATTGGAGCAATATATGATAGTACTCCTTGGTTCATAACTTTTATAGCATTCTTTATTACTAAATCTTGATCCTCATCTCCAAGATATTTTACAGCTTCATCAACTGGTGGTATAAATCCACCTGTTCCTTTGTGAGATTTAACCATAATATCTGGTCTTGTCATATATTCAAGAAATTTTAATGCAAGATCAAAATTCTTTGTTCCTTTTACGATAGCAAGTCCACTTGTTCCAGCAACTGAACCAATGCCTGCCGGTCCTTTTGGGGCAGGAGCAATTATAAATTGAGTAGGATTATTTTTGTATACTTCTCCTACTCTTGCACAATGAGCTACTGTCATCCAAGTTTCTTCTCTTTTCATTGGTGGTCTTGTATCATCATAAGTTTTTACTGCTGGTGAAAAAGCATTTTTCATTTTGTATATTAAGTACCATGCGGCAACGGATCCAGGATTATCTAGATTGGGCCAATGTGCACCATAAGAGAGGGCGATCGCACCAATTTGATAAATAAGTGATTTCATTGGAACACCTGTAACGGCAAATTTTCCTTCTCCTTCGCCTTCCGCAACCAAATTAGCCCATTCTGCTAGTTGTTCCCAAGTAATATTTTGGAGCTCAACATAATCTGGTTTGTATTTTAATGCCTTTTTGTTAATTAATGTAAGATAAACATCCGCACCAATTGGTAGAAAATATCTTTTTCCATCGAATACTGTCATTGAATCGAAACCTTTTGAAAAATGTCTATCATTCCATTTGGAAACATATGGCGTTAAATCAACTACTAAATCATTTTTAACCCATTCAGGCATTTTTGTTGCATAAGCTATAACAACATCTGTTGTAACTTTTCCAGTTTCCTTTTGAATTTTTACTTGTTTTAACATCGTTTCATCATCCATTGTTTGGAAAATAACTTTTACTCCATACATTTGCTCGAATGGTTTGATAATTTCATTGATAATGAATTCTTTTTCTGTTGGTGGAGTCCATAATCTTGAACTAACAACAAGTGTTGTTTCAGAAAATGCAAAAATTATCAAAGTTGTTAACAACAAAACAAATATCTTTCTCATGTTTTTCACCTCCCATTTAGATTTGTAAATGATGAAAAATATTGTATAATAATTGTAAGCGCTTTCAAAGAATGACATATAGATAATAACACAAACGTATCAGAAAAATTAAATACAGTTAGCATTAAATAGATTAATCTAATGAAAATTATTAGCAATGAAATAAAATAATCTTATTGGGAGGCTTTAAAATGGATTATAATGATTATAAAAAAGAGTTAATAAATTATAGACAGATAACGAATTTTAATTTATTAAAGAGTTGGAATCCAAAAGATGAATTGTACAAAAAAGTCAACAAGGATGGAAATTATGCAGATTTTAAAGGTGATACAATAATTTTCTTTTTAAAAGAAAATGAGAAAAGGTTTATTAAAGAAATCCAAAAAAAACTTTATGAAAACTTGGGAAAAATTCTAGCAAATGCTTTGAACAAAGAATTTTTTCATATAACTTTGCATGACTTGTGCAATTTGAATATTACAAATAATGTCGAAAGGTGTATTAGAAACAATAAATCTATGATTAAAGGAATTTTTCAGGAGATCAAAGATTTTTCTCCAATAAAATTGGATTCAATTGGTTTATATAACGGAGGATCTGCAATAGGAGTAATGTTTGTACCAAACTCAAAAGAAGATTTTATAAAAATTTTTGAATTAAGAAGAAAATTTGATAAATTAATACCGCAAAATAGTTTATATATTCCACATGTTACGTTAGGCTATTATTTACCAAAAGAATATTCAAAAAAAGATAGAAAAGAAATATTTGATTATATCCAAAATACTAAAATTAATTTCTCGATTGAATTAACTTATGAACTCCTTAAATATACCATATTTCGTAATATGAATAGTTATATCCCGGTTTATCCTATCTGAATTAACTATGTGTTTTCTAGCCTCTCAAACAATTCGCACAACAAATTACCTGTTGTATTCAAAAATAAGATGGTTATAATGTTGAAATATATAATATAGCATATAAACAAAAATA contains these protein-coding regions:
- a CDS encoding ABC transporter ATP-binding protein, whose protein sequence is MATLELINLSKRYGKKVWGAKNVNLKVNNGEFVVFLGPSGCGKTTTLRMIAGLEEVTEGKVIIDGKDVTYLEPRKREVSMVFQSYAVWPHMTVYDNIAFPLKLRKMPSKFIDKTVEEVSKMVKIEELLKRYPSQLSGGQRQRVALARALAVKPKIFLMDEPLSNLDAKLRVKMRTELKAIHHKTGATTIFVTHDQSEAMSMADRIVIMKDGRIVQVGTPDEVYFNCANTFVAGFIGTPPTNFFKMNVIRSSDEIHLKNEYIDIKISEKVKKSLEKYNKDEIIVGIRPENLLITNNNDEAIFKEKILVVEPQGSHQIIAVELGEQIVKIVAPAFPKYSADEIINVSLDHERLMLFDIDTEERLEDI
- a CDS encoding carbohydrate ABC transporter permease yields the protein MKLNKIAKQTLFYIIIAGIVLVILTPIYFLVSISLMSDQEAYDWPTQMIPSFVNKFKLEIVNGKYLISVFSKSKKEFSTVIETSSFEELQKFVRNKTNSNIKREVFEKNVETLKKLMKINGIKIKDLRSRINDLKTKLNKLTVNLVKYKSQLKKAKEFNMSSLIEELNQSINSIEIKKREYELEISKLKTELEKIGSIKFTVSKNLFDNYINFFKVTSNALPALFRSIQVSLLTVLISLTIGGMAGYAFARYSFKGKNLLKLSVLFVRMFPGISIAMPMVIILINMGFYDKPIGLSLVYSVGQIGMTIWITASIFMGISTELEEAAMIFGTTRFGAFFKVTLPLALPGLAASAMYAFIGSWSETAQAIVLTQFNPTFPVVVYQTLVGAKGLINLTAAGGVSLALPAVVFTLIIRKYILQMWGGVKV
- a CDS encoding carbohydrate ABC transporter permease, whose translation is MQKTITKKWIPYILIAPTLIYYIVFWLRPVISSVYYSFFDESNIFTLNNYITIFKDPYFKQALINTSIFVLISVTIEFLISLGLALIINKKFKGAQILLSIALIPMALPAVAVGAMWSSGFATYGWVNSLLYHLGIISESGKFAFLAGNDFQSLMLIILIDAWQVIPFMMVILLAGLQGLPKDSIEAGYIFGGTKFTVLRKITLPMLKSSIQTALILRIISAIQVWLIIVMIYGYRRIPVLLEEVVFYEEQLIGFYRVALAYSVIVAAIVSVVSIIYLKISGAFKKEEL
- a CDS encoding ABC transporter substrate-binding protein, yielding MRKIFVLLLTTLIIFAFSETTLVVSSRLWTPPTEKEFIINEIIKPFEQMYGVKVIFQTMDDETMLKQVKIQKETGKVTTDVVIAYATKMPEWVKNDLVVDLTPYVSKWNDRHFSKGFDSMTVFDGKRYFLPIGADVYLTLINKKALKYKPDYVELQNITWEQLAEWANLVAEGEGEGKFAVTGVPMKSLIYQIGAIALSYGAHWPNLDNPGSVAAWYLIYKMKNAFSPAVKTYDDTRPPMKREETWMTVAHCARVGEVYKNNPTQFIIAPAPKGPAGIGSVAGTSGLAIVKGTKNFDLALKFLEYMTRPDIMVKSHKGTGGFIPPVDEAVKYLGDEDQDLVIKNAIKVMNQGVLSYIAPIWKDWGQVKLVYDELFKKMILEEKKLDIDMLELYQIKIDAQRK